The genomic region CACCCTGCCCGTCTACCTCTCGGGCGGCCAGACCCTCGCCACGCTCGGCAAGGTCGCCGGGCTCGACGTCCTCGAGGGTGTCTACATCCTCGGCTACACCATCCCCAACGCGCTCGAGGGCGACCCGCGGTCGCCGGCGCTCCAGGCCTTCGTCAAGAAGTTCAAGGAGCGCTTCCCCCAGTACGAGCCCGAGCGCGGCACCGCCCACGCCTACGACGCGGTCATGGTGCTGGCGGACGCCATCGCGCGCGCCCGGAGTGTCGAGGCTGAGGCGATCCGCAAGGCCCTCGCCGCCACCAGCTACAGCGGGCTCAGCGGGGACATCAAGTTCGACGGCAAGGGCCAGTCGCGGCCCGCGCTCTTCCTCACGCAGGTGCGGGACGGGCGACAGGTCGTCGTCGCGCGATGACCCGGTTCCGGGCGGGGACCCGACCCCCGGCGGCCGGGTCCCCGCCCGGGGCCTCCACCTGAGCCCAGAGAGAGGACGGAGCCCATGAAATTCACGCTGACGCTGTTCGGCACGCACCCGTTGGCCAAGCCGAGCCCGGAGAACTTCGCCGCGATCGAGACCCTCGCCAGGGCGGCGCGCGACCACGGGTTCGACATGGTCTGGGCCGGCCAGCACTACCTGGTCACGCACTTCCAGAAGTTCCAGCCGATCCCCGCGCTGTCCCGGGTCTCCGCCCACACCGGGAACATGTACCTCAACATCACCGACCTGCTTCCCCTCAATCACCCCGTGCGGCTGGCGGAGGAGCTGGCGTCCATGGACGCCATGACGGGCGGCCGCATGGTGCTCACGGCCGCGCTGGGCTATGCCGACCACGAGTTCGCCTCCTTCGGGGTGCCCAAGAGCGAGCGCCTCGCCCGTTTCCTCGAGGCGGTGGAGGTGATCAAGCGCCTCTGGACCGAGGACGCCGTGACCTTCAAGGGGCGCTTCTTCACCCTCGACGGGGTCACCATGAACCCGAAGCCCGTCCAGAAGCCGCGCCCGCCCATCTGGATGACCGCCGACAACTCCAAGGGCGTGATCCGGACGGCGCGGCACGGGGATGTCTGGCTCATGTCCTCGCACAATCGGATCGCCGAGCTCAAGGAGTTCATCGCCCTCTACGAGGAGCACGGGGGCGGCGGGCGCCGGGACTTCCACGACATCGGGATCAACCGCCCGCTCATGCGCGTCACCTTCATCGCGCCCACCCTCAAGGAAGCCATCGACGAGGCCCGCCCGCACATCGAGAAATTCTGGCGCGACTACTACGGCACGATGAACCAGGCCAGCGAGATGAATTCGTCGGACGACTTCTCGCAGCCCTTCGAGAAGCTCTGGCAGGACCGCTTCCTCCTGGCCGACCCCTCGCGCTGCGCCGAGGAGATCGCCCGTTACCGCGAGGAGCTCGGGATCGACT from Candidatus Rokuibacteriota bacterium harbors:
- a CDS encoding ABC transporter substrate-binding protein, producing the protein TLPVYLSGGQTLATLGKVAGLDVLEGVYILGYTIPNALEGDPRSPALQAFVKKFKERFPQYEPERGTAHAYDAVMVLADAIARARSVEAEAIRKALAATSYSGLSGDIKFDGKGQSRPALFLTQVRDGRQVVVAR
- a CDS encoding LLM class flavin-dependent oxidoreductase translates to MKFTLTLFGTHPLAKPSPENFAAIETLARAARDHGFDMVWAGQHYLVTHFQKFQPIPALSRVSAHTGNMYLNITDLLPLNHPVRLAEELASMDAMTGGRMVLTAALGYADHEFASFGVPKSERLARFLEAVEVIKRLWTEDAVTFKGRFFTLDGVTMNPKPVQKPRPPIWMTADNSKGVIRTARHGDVWLMSSHNRIAELKEFIALYEEHGGGGRRDFHDIGINRPLMRVTFIAPTLKEAIDEARPHIEKFWRDYYGTMNQASEMNSSDDFSQPFEKLWQDRFLLADPSRCAEEIARYREELGIDCLHFNLSGALEQQLRSITLLSTKVFPRFR